One genomic region from Mytilus trossulus isolate FHL-02 chromosome 9, PNRI_Mtr1.1.1.hap1, whole genome shotgun sequence encodes:
- the LOC134685284 gene encoding cholecystokinin receptor type A-like, with the protein MDNSTIASHYNLTNIDLDFNKTLQDYNDEEALRRLAPMIYLVLLMLIGIPGNVLVLIVYPIRFQKSTHRTFIIGLALSDLFVCAVTLPFEITEMRFQYTFYNMWACKFFRACNNLFALSSIFILMGLSGDRYRRVFTPLKLQMTSHHATIIIFFSVCLSFMFSWPNFFISGIRHVKLGEFNITGFDCSLSDQFAKTIYPTVYGGTLFLIFIICMVSLIVIYSLIGRKLCTHIQFRRKFSNVSSSKSTSDTTLSNEQHHSNTSQQYEKEVFDNKKNKKEHSEKKLLSKKKPTIKDRKKSTKEDMASKKLTKIAFAVSLAFILSYLPHLTISLLTALKGKFLFAPGPIVSAVLPIVSRSFAINNVVNPIIYAFIDRRFRDGYRFIFKKMICFKKSHSYNL; encoded by the coding sequence ATGGATAATTCAACAATCGCCTCACATTATAATTTAACCAACATAGATCTCGACTTTAACAAAACTCTACAGGATTACAATGATGAAGAAGCTTTACGACGACTGGCACCAATGATCTATCTTGTACTTCTAATGTTAATTGGAATACCAGGCAATGTGTTGGTTCTGATTGTTTATCCAATCAGATTTCAGAAGAGTACTCACCGTACATTTATCATTGGTTTGGCACTTTCAGATTTATTTGTCTGTGCTGTAACTCTGCCTTTTGAGATAACGGAGATGCGATTTCAATATACGTTTTACAACATGTGGGCATGTAAATTTTTTCGCGCCTGTAACAACCTTTTTGCACTGTCTTCGATCTTCATTTTGATGGGACTATCAGGCGACCGATATCGACGTGTGTTTACGCCATTAAAACTTCAAATGACTTCTCACCATGCTACGATAATCATCTTTTTTAGTGTCTGTTTGTCATTCATGTTCTCGTGGCCGAACTTCTTTATCAGTGGAATAAGACATGTAAAACTCGGAGAATTTAATATCACAGGATTTGATTGCTCTCTTTCGGATCAATTTGCAAAAACAATATACCCAACTGTATACGGCGGAACATTGTTtctaattttcattatttgtatgGTATCGTTGATAGTAATATACTCGTTAATTGGACGAAAACTTTGCACACACATTCAGTTTAGGCGGAAATTCTCCAATGTATCATCGTCTAAGTCGACGTCTGATACAACACTTTCCAATGAGCAACACCATTCAAATACTTCTCAGCAATACGAAAAAGAGGTTTTCGAcaacaaaaagaacaaaaaggAACACAGTGAAAAGAAACTATTGAGCAAGAAAAAGCCAACCatcaaagatagaaaaaaatctacaaaagaaGACATGGCATCGAAGAAACTAACTAAAATTGCGTTTGCCGTCAGTCTCGCCTTCATTTTGAGCTACCTGCCGCATTTGACGATATCTTTATTGACGGCATTGAAAGGTAAATTCCTGTTTGCGCCAGGTCCAATTGTGTCCGCTGTGTTGCCAATAGTATCTAGGTCATTCGCCATAAACAATGTAGTGAATCCTATCATATATGCATTTATTGACAGAAGATTTAGGGATGGATATAGATTTATCTTCaagaaaatgatttgttttaaaaagagtCATAGTTATAATCTGTGA